Proteins co-encoded in one Halorussus vallis genomic window:
- a CDS encoding LysE family translocator, producing the protein MLPSIDLHAYLVFVGAAMSLILMPGPDTVFVLTQGVGTGKRAGLASALGVSTGILVHTTAAAVGLAALLRTSALAYAAVKYVGAAYLLYLGAKTLWDGGDLDGLTDLDPTVTDSGATAADSDLKRGYLRGVTVNVLNPKVALFFLAFLPQFVGSGPGATGEMLALGGTYAALTACYLGGVGLLSGGVRRAFRARPRLADGLRWVSGSVLVALGAALALESQ; encoded by the coding sequence ATGCTCCCGAGCATCGACCTCCACGCCTACCTCGTCTTCGTCGGCGCGGCGATGTCACTCATCCTGATGCCCGGCCCGGACACCGTCTTCGTCCTCACCCAGGGCGTCGGCACGGGCAAACGCGCCGGCCTCGCCTCCGCGCTGGGTGTCAGCACCGGCATCCTGGTCCACACCACGGCCGCCGCGGTCGGCCTCGCGGCCCTGCTCCGGACCTCGGCGCTGGCCTACGCCGCGGTCAAGTACGTCGGAGCGGCCTACCTCCTCTACCTCGGCGCAAAGACGCTGTGGGACGGCGGCGACCTCGACGGCCTCACCGACCTCGACCCGACGGTCACCGACTCCGGCGCCACGGCCGCCGACTCCGACCTCAAGCGCGGCTACCTCCGGGGCGTGACCGTCAACGTTCTCAATCCCAAGGTCGCGCTGTTCTTCTTGGCGTTCCTCCCGCAGTTCGTCGGGTCCGGGCCGGGCGCGACCGGCGAGATGCTCGCGCTCGGCGGAACCTACGCCGCGCTGACCGCGTGCTACCTCGGCGGGGTCGGCCTGCTCTCTGGCGGAGTCCGGCGCGCCTTCCGGGCGCGACCCCGACTGGCCGACGGCCTGCGGTGGGTTTCGGGGTCGGTTCTGGTCGCGCTCGGGGCGGCGCTGGCGCTCGAATCGCAGTAG
- a CDS encoding DUF7091 family protein, translating into MDDRLEHFLRSKLRSAGRQYADAKRAYSDARRAALADLPQDEQGRARIVCRRHAERRAVSLDTAARPDCFDPDHPDCRGCAEDVRDGRIETW; encoded by the coding sequence ATGGACGACCGCCTCGAACACTTCCTCCGCTCGAAGCTACGCTCGGCGGGGCGGCAGTACGCCGACGCCAAACGAGCCTACAGCGACGCCCGGCGGGCCGCGCTCGCAGACCTCCCCCAGGACGAGCAGGGTCGCGCCCGCATCGTCTGTCGCCGGCACGCCGAACGCCGGGCGGTGTCGCTCGACACGGCGGCCCGCCCCGATTGCTTCGACCCCGACCACCCCGACTGTCGCGGGTGCGCCGAGGACGTGCGCGACGGCCGAATCGAGACGTGGTAG
- a CDS encoding mannose-1-phosphate guanylyltransferase: MDTPIVALVMAGGTGTRLYPASRSDRPKQFLSLADGDDDSLLARTVDRVGFADEVYVSTAEEHAEAVREEVPEAGVLVEPEAKDTGPALAYAAHRIREQVGDCVVLCVPSDHVIRGDFAAAARAAANVAVETEGLVAFGVEPSRAATGYGYIEPGENRGTGYEIERFREKPDAETARRFVEEGFYWNAGLFAWTPEAFLREAADSPLAPLVDALEAGEAERGFAEVESVSVDYAVMERTEAAYVVPAEFEWDDLGSWDAVERVVETDADGNATLGDALAIDAEDSVIVGDEDVHVSIVGVDGLVVAAYDDRVLVVPKDDAQRVREVVAALRERGRF; this comes from the coding sequence ATCGATACGCCCATCGTCGCGCTCGTGATGGCCGGCGGCACCGGCACTCGACTCTATCCCGCGAGTCGGTCCGACCGCCCGAAGCAGTTCCTCTCGCTCGCGGACGGCGACGACGATTCCCTGTTGGCTCGGACCGTCGACCGCGTCGGCTTCGCCGACGAAGTCTACGTCTCGACGGCCGAGGAGCACGCCGAGGCGGTCCGCGAGGAGGTCCCCGAAGCGGGCGTCCTCGTCGAACCCGAGGCGAAGGACACCGGTCCGGCGCTGGCGTACGCGGCCCACCGAATACGGGAGCAGGTCGGCGACTGCGTCGTGCTCTGCGTGCCGAGCGACCACGTGATTCGCGGCGACTTCGCGGCCGCGGCGCGCGCGGCCGCGAACGTCGCAGTGGAAACGGAGGGGTTGGTCGCGTTCGGCGTCGAACCCTCGCGAGCAGCCACCGGATACGGCTACATCGAACCGGGCGAAAACCGGGGGACGGGGTACGAAATCGAGCGGTTCAGGGAGAAGCCAGATGCCGAAACCGCCCGGCGGTTCGTCGAGGAGGGCTTCTACTGGAACGCCGGACTGTTTGCGTGGACGCCCGAGGCGTTCCTCCGGGAGGCCGCCGACTCCCCGCTCGCGCCGCTGGTGGATGCGCTGGAGGCGGGCGAGGCCGAACGCGGCTTCGCCGAGGTCGAGTCGGTCAGCGTCGACTACGCCGTGATGGAGCGCACCGAGGCGGCCTACGTCGTGCCCGCCGAGTTCGAGTGGGACGACCTGGGGTCGTGGGACGCCGTCGAGCGCGTGGTCGAAACCGACGCGGACGGGAACGCCACGTTGGGGGACGCACTCGCAATCGACGCCGAGGACAGCGTCATCGTCGGCGACGAGGACGTCCACGTCAGCATCGTCGGCGTCGACGGACTGGTCGTCGCGGCCTACGACGACCGCGTTCTGGTCGTGCCGAAAGACGACGCCCAGCGGGTGCGCGAGGTCGTCGCCGCGTTGCGCGAACGGGGCCGGTTCTGA
- a CDS encoding methyl-accepting chemotaxis protein — MVPLNPILDSIGVLGFVGAVVVGWWNYRDSEAEAAFWMTFTFASMLGVVWTVSLMLEKAGIYQEVFNLATGPLMTATVAVFAIGGTATLSVVEDMKQVVENVEQERRQAEQAKQKAQEQSTEAERAKQEAEQARQDAKQREADLESFTDALERKAGEFGGVMEEAAAGDLTRRMDPESPSEAMRSIAERFNAMMADLERTVGRIKEFSVEVAHTSEEASSGTGEVERASVEVAESVEDISAGSVEQSDHLDEVTNEMSTLSATIEEVAASADQVAALSEQAAEKGVAGRELSDEAIDEMDRIEETTGETVGTVERLDDEMAEIGDIVDMIDNIAEQTNVLALNASIEAARAGEAGEGFAVVANEVKDLAEDTRDATREIGDLIDQVQDSTSATVADMREMRERVDAGMETIDEGLGTLDEVVEDVEEANAGIQEIHEATDEQATSTEEVVAMASEVATISEETAAEAETVSAAAEEQTASLGQVVTEVDTLSAKSSELDALLDEFEVSTDDSDASPGGEDDSAAPGRTERSVATDGSGFEWEREN, encoded by the coding sequence ATGGTCCCGCTCAACCCGATACTCGACTCGATCGGCGTTCTCGGCTTCGTCGGTGCGGTGGTCGTCGGTTGGTGGAACTACCGCGACAGCGAGGCGGAAGCGGCGTTCTGGATGACGTTCACGTTCGCCTCGATGTTGGGGGTGGTCTGGACTGTCAGTCTCATGCTGGAGAAGGCGGGCATCTACCAAGAGGTGTTCAACCTGGCGACCGGTCCCCTGATGACGGCGACCGTCGCCGTGTTCGCCATCGGGGGTACTGCGACGCTCTCGGTCGTCGAGGACATGAAGCAGGTCGTCGAGAACGTGGAGCAAGAGCGCCGGCAAGCCGAACAGGCCAAGCAGAAGGCGCAGGAACAGAGTACCGAAGCGGAACGGGCGAAACAGGAAGCGGAGCAGGCGCGCCAGGACGCCAAGCAACGCGAAGCGGACCTCGAATCGTTCACCGACGCGCTCGAACGGAAGGCCGGGGAGTTCGGCGGCGTCATGGAGGAGGCCGCCGCGGGCGACCTCACCCGCCGGATGGACCCCGAGAGCCCGAGCGAGGCGATGCGTTCCATCGCCGAGCGGTTCAACGCCATGATGGCCGACCTCGAACGGACCGTCGGTCGGATCAAGGAGTTCTCGGTCGAGGTGGCCCACACCAGCGAGGAAGCGAGTTCGGGGACCGGGGAGGTCGAACGCGCGAGCGTCGAGGTCGCCGAGTCCGTCGAGGACATCTCGGCGGGGTCGGTCGAACAGTCCGACCACCTCGACGAGGTCACCAACGAGATGAGCACGCTCTCGGCGACCATCGAGGAGGTCGCGGCGTCGGCCGACCAGGTCGCCGCCCTCTCCGAACAGGCTGCCGAGAAGGGCGTGGCCGGCCGCGAACTCTCCGACGAAGCCATCGACGAGATGGACCGCATCGAGGAGACGACCGGCGAGACGGTCGGCACGGTCGAGCGACTCGACGACGAGATGGCCGAGATCGGCGACATCGTCGACATGATCGACAACATCGCCGAGCAGACCAACGTGCTGGCGCTCAACGCCTCCATCGAGGCCGCCCGCGCGGGCGAGGCCGGCGAGGGCTTCGCGGTGGTCGCCAACGAGGTCAAGGACCTCGCGGAGGACACCCGCGACGCCACTCGCGAAATCGGCGACCTCATCGACCAGGTGCAGGACTCGACGTCGGCGACGGTCGCCGACATGCGCGAGATGCGCGAGCGCGTCGACGCGGGCATGGAGACCATCGACGAGGGCCTCGGGACGCTCGACGAGGTCGTCGAGGACGTCGAGGAGGCCAACGCGGGAATCCAGGAGATACACGAGGCGACCGACGAACAGGCGACCTCGACCGAGGAGGTCGTCGCGATGGCCAGCGAGGTCGCGACCATCAGCGAGGAAACCGCCGCGGAGGCCGAGACGGTTTCGGCCGCGGCCGAAGAGCAGACCGCCTCGCTCGGGCAGGTCGTCACCGAGGTCGATACCCTCTCGGCGAAGTCCAGCGAACTGGACGCACTTCTCGACGAGTTCGAGGTGTCGACCGACGATTCGGACGCCTCGCCCGGCGGCGAGGACGACTCCGCGGCGCCCGGCCGGACCGAGCGGTCGGTGGCTACCGACGGTAGCGGCTTCGAGTGGGAACGGGAGAACTGA
- a CDS encoding SDR family oxidoreductase, translating into MDLGIDGNAALVTASSSGLGRASAKALAAEGANVTICARGAEKLADAEEEIDAVGDGDVLAVECDITDPDEVEALVDATVDEFGGLDHLVTSAGGPPSGSFLDTTERDWYEAYDLLVMSVVWLTKAAHPHLVESDAGTIVNVTSTSVREAIDDLVLSNAVRRGVIGLMKTQAREFAPEVRVNAVLPGAHETPRIQELVEASVERGEFDTYDEGLAAWSADIPLDRVGDPEEFGDAVAFLSSDRASFVNGVAMPVDGGRLRS; encoded by the coding sequence ATGGACCTGGGAATCGACGGCAACGCGGCACTGGTGACGGCGAGTTCGAGCGGTCTCGGCCGGGCGTCGGCGAAGGCGCTCGCCGCCGAGGGCGCGAACGTGACCATCTGCGCCCGCGGCGCGGAGAAACTCGCGGACGCCGAGGAGGAGATAGACGCGGTCGGCGACGGCGACGTGCTGGCCGTCGAGTGCGACATCACCGACCCCGACGAGGTCGAGGCGCTGGTCGACGCCACCGTCGACGAGTTCGGCGGCCTCGACCACCTCGTGACCTCCGCGGGCGGTCCGCCGAGCGGGTCGTTCCTCGACACGACCGAGCGCGACTGGTACGAGGCCTACGACCTGCTGGTGATGAGCGTGGTCTGGCTGACCAAGGCCGCCCACCCGCACCTCGTCGAGAGCGACGCCGGGACCATCGTCAACGTCACCTCGACGAGCGTCCGGGAGGCAATCGACGACTTGGTGCTCTCGAACGCGGTTCGGCGCGGGGTCATCGGCCTGATGAAGACCCAGGCCCGCGAGTTCGCCCCGGAGGTGCGGGTCAACGCCGTCCTCCCCGGGGCCCACGAGACGCCCCGAATCCAGGAACTCGTCGAGGCGTCGGTCGAGCGCGGCGAGTTCGACACCTACGACGAGGGCCTGGCGGCGTGGTCCGCGGACATCCCGCTGGACCGCGTCGGCGACCCCGAGGAGTTCGGCGACGCCGTCGCGTTCCTGTCGAGCGACCGCGCGAGTTTCGTCAACGGCGTGGCGATGCCCGTCGACGGCGGCCGACTCCGAAGCTGA
- a CDS encoding Tfx family DNA-binding protein has protein sequence MSDSDPEELLDRAGFDAETSVLTHRQAVVLALRERGTAQATIAERLGTSRANVSSIEASARENVRKARETVAFAEALRAPVRIVVEGGTDLYDVPSRVYDACDEASVKVNHAAPELMKRVSDEAGDAVEGREVQEDLLIGVTTEGEVTVRRSRGDERQE, from the coding sequence GTGAGCGACTCCGACCCCGAGGAACTGCTCGACCGCGCGGGGTTCGACGCGGAGACGAGCGTGCTGACCCACCGGCAGGCGGTGGTGTTGGCCCTGCGCGAGCGCGGAACCGCCCAGGCGACCATCGCCGAGCGCCTCGGCACCTCGCGCGCGAACGTCTCCAGTATCGAGGCCAGCGCCCGCGAGAACGTCCGGAAGGCCCGCGAGACGGTCGCGTTCGCCGAGGCGCTCCGCGCGCCGGTCCGAATCGTGGTCGAGGGCGGCACCGACCTCTACGACGTCCCCTCCCGCGTCTACGACGCCTGCGACGAGGCCAGCGTGAAGGTCAACCACGCCGCCCCGGAACTGATGAAGCGCGTCAGCGACGAGGCCGGCGACGCGGTGGAGGGCCGCGAGGTCCAGGAGGACCTCCTCATCGGGGTGACGACCGAGGGGGAAGTGACGGTCCGGCGGTCGCGCGGCGACGAGCGTCAGGAGTAG
- a CDS encoding TRAM domain-containing protein, translated as MPDCPLADECPSFQERIEGMGCQHYGDRGGAEWCDHYNQPIRDLKTAPVQPGEEVVVEVDDIHESGAGVGRTEDGFIVMVDGVLPEARAKVKITKVKSNHARADEIERLPMDEEAETDEDGESDATRSEDDKNDKDDKDDGGPSRPRLGSRDNFWGG; from the coding sequence ATGCCGGACTGTCCGCTCGCAGACGAATGCCCGAGTTTTCAGGAACGCATCGAGGGAATGGGATGCCAACACTACGGCGACCGCGGGGGCGCCGAGTGGTGCGACCACTACAACCAGCCGATTCGCGACCTCAAGACCGCGCCCGTCCAGCCCGGCGAGGAGGTCGTCGTCGAGGTCGACGACATCCACGAGAGCGGCGCGGGCGTCGGCCGGACCGAGGACGGCTTCATCGTCATGGTCGACGGCGTCCTGCCGGAGGCTCGCGCGAAGGTCAAGATCACGAAGGTGAAGTCCAACCACGCTCGCGCCGACGAAATCGAGCGCCTTCCGATGGACGAGGAGGCGGAAACCGACGAGGACGGCGAATCGGACGCGACCCGGAGCGAGGACGACAAGAACGACAAGGACGACAAGGACGACGGCGGCCCCTCGCGTCCCAGGCTCGGCAGCCGGGACAACTTCTGGGGAGGCTGA
- a CDS encoding DUF6684 family protein gives MDSSVFNRETLLDITVNLVPMGILLFFIVLTAVVSPWPDNIFIKAVALGLHVIPFVGLALLTYIAAQYI, from the coding sequence ATGGACAGCTCCGTCTTCAACCGCGAGACGCTCCTGGACATCACGGTCAACCTCGTCCCGATGGGCATCCTGCTGTTTTTCATCGTGTTGACGGCCGTCGTCTCGCCGTGGCCGGACAACATCTTCATCAAGGCCGTCGCGCTGGGCCTGCACGTCATCCCGTTCGTCGGACTAGCGCTGTTGACGTACATCGCGGCCCAATACATCTGA
- a CDS encoding radical SAM protein produces the protein MISKGCEQCAEGGKMVLFVYGYCDQRDCFYCPLGENRKNVTDVYANERKVESDEDVITEAKRMDALGTSITGGEPQEAMNKTCRYLSLLKDEFGEDHHTHLYTGITGGRENMRRLSEAGLDEIRFHPPLDLWGEMHGTEWEDILYIAREEGLTPAFEIPGIRAEEEFLEFLDEGAAEFCNVNEFEMSQGNFRRMQEKGYELQDGHMSAVEGSKEILDAMGDHERVYFCTSVFKDSAQHRNRMKRMARNIRREFDDVTDDGTLVYGKTWEPERRLRELGVPEEFYTVKSEHIELAWWLLEEMVEEGDVETGEIVEQYPTYDGQVVERTPLA, from the coding sequence ATGATCTCTAAGGGCTGCGAACAGTGCGCCGAAGGGGGGAAGATGGTGCTGTTCGTCTACGGCTACTGCGACCAGCGCGACTGCTTCTACTGTCCCCTCGGCGAGAATCGCAAGAACGTCACCGACGTCTACGCCAACGAGCGGAAGGTCGAGTCCGACGAGGACGTCATCACCGAGGCCAAGCGCATGGACGCGCTCGGCACCTCCATCACGGGCGGCGAACCCCAGGAGGCGATGAACAAGACCTGCCGGTACCTCTCGCTGCTCAAGGACGAGTTCGGCGAAGACCACCACACGCACCTCTACACCGGCATCACGGGCGGCCGCGAGAACATGCGCCGACTCTCCGAAGCGGGCCTCGACGAAATCCGGTTCCACCCGCCGCTCGACCTCTGGGGCGAGATGCACGGCACCGAGTGGGAGGACATCCTCTACATCGCCCGCGAGGAGGGGCTGACTCCCGCGTTCGAGATTCCGGGCATCCGGGCCGAGGAGGAGTTCCTCGAATTCTTGGACGAGGGCGCCGCGGAGTTCTGCAACGTCAACGAGTTCGAGATGAGCCAGGGGAACTTCCGCCGGATGCAGGAGAAGGGCTACGAACTCCAGGACGGCCACATGAGCGCGGTGGAAGGGTCCAAGGAGATTCTGGACGCGATGGGCGACCACGAGCGGGTCTACTTCTGCACATCGGTGTTCAAGGACTCCGCCCAACACCGCAACCGCATGAAGCGGATGGCCCGTAACATCCGCCGGGAGTTCGACGACGTGACCGACGACGGGACGCTCGTCTACGGCAAGACCTGGGAACCCGAGCGCCGCCTCCGCGAACTCGGCGTGCCCGAGGAGTTCTACACCGTCAAGTCCGAGCACATCGAACTCGCGTGGTGGCTCCTCGAAGAGATGGTCGAGGAGGGCGACGTGGAGACGGGCGAAATCGTCGAGCAGTACCCGACCTACGACGGCCAGGTCGTCGAGCGGACGCCGCTGGCGTAG
- a CDS encoding glycosyltransferase — MSPTIAVAHYPEGAGHATRMLAIANALRDRGAEVLLAGGGAGTEFVSLHGYDEFEPTTVDYIDTYQGGSLGQVLTRSVPASARRVSDYVDWLAETDPDALVTDDMFAAMAASRTDVPLYVLKHDVPGLYRDPVERSGARFHTAFQSAVTRKFFYPAVWPPAAIDPDCATRIPPVSLEGDERVREAADVVLVPSHYSEFDRLAVELERRGHDVLDVGGDGWEPVASLLPYIRDADVVVCSGYSTVMDAAVAGTPCVVWPETDEQEAVAEQLARADVEGFAVVDDLLDVLDAVKSPPAATPSENGADAVAETVIDDLAASAVGAASSADDAAPVPVADGGRPMTRRSAALFDGGKGLSFAVRTLLGVGLSVRDVRTRLVERAERAAASTLSTVLAAAVLAQRFVTRGWARP; from the coding sequence ATGTCTCCAACGATCGCCGTCGCCCACTATCCGGAAGGCGCCGGCCACGCCACGCGCATGCTGGCCATCGCGAACGCCCTCCGCGACCGGGGCGCCGAGGTGCTGCTGGCCGGCGGCGGCGCCGGCACCGAGTTCGTCTCGCTCCACGGCTACGACGAGTTCGAGCCGACGACCGTCGACTACATCGACACCTACCAGGGCGGGTCGCTCGGCCAGGTCCTCACCCGCAGCGTCCCCGCGAGCGCCCGCCGGGTGTCCGACTACGTCGACTGGCTCGCCGAAACCGACCCCGACGCGCTGGTCACCGACGACATGTTTGCCGCGATGGCCGCGTCCCGGACCGACGTGCCGCTGTACGTCCTGAAACACGACGTCCCGGGGCTGTACCGCGACCCCGTCGAGCGGAGCGGCGCGCGGTTCCACACCGCGTTCCAGTCGGCGGTGACCCGGAAGTTCTTCTACCCGGCGGTCTGGCCACCCGCGGCCATCGACCCCGACTGCGCGACCCGGATTCCGCCGGTGTCGCTGGAGGGCGACGAACGCGTTCGCGAGGCCGCCGACGTCGTCCTCGTGCCGAGCCACTACTCGGAGTTCGACCGCCTCGCGGTCGAACTCGAACGCCGAGGTCACGACGTGCTCGACGTCGGCGGCGACGGCTGGGAGCCGGTGGCGTCGCTGCTCCCCTACATCAGGGACGCCGACGTGGTGGTCTGCTCGGGCTACTCCACCGTGATGGACGCCGCCGTCGCCGGCACGCCCTGTGTCGTCTGGCCCGAAACCGACGAGCAGGAGGCGGTCGCCGAGCAGTTGGCCCGCGCCGACGTCGAGGGGTTCGCCGTGGTCGACGACCTCCTCGACGTGCTGGACGCCGTCAAGTCGCCGCCCGCGGCGACCCCGTCGGAGAACGGGGCCGACGCCGTGGCCGAGACGGTGATCGACGACCTCGCTGCGTCGGCGGTCGGCGCGGCGTCGTCGGCCGACGACGCCGCGCCGGTTCCGGTCGCCGACGGCGGTCGGCCGATGACCCGCCGGTCCGCGGCCCTGTTCGACGGCGGGAAGGGACTGTCGTTCGCGGTCCGGACGCTGCTCGGCGTCGGCCTGTCGGTGCGGGACGTCCGGACTCGACTCGTCGAACGGGCCGAGCGAGCGGCGGCGTCGACCCTGAGTACGGTCTTGGCAGCGGCGGTGCTCGCCCAGCGGTTCGTGACGCGGGGATGGGCACGACCGTAG
- a CDS encoding DUF373 family protein has product MLLVLCVDLDDDLGRKTDFDTPVVGRENVESAAVSLATADPEDSDVNVMFEGVHLADRIDDETVEVAVVTGVEGGDIAANRAVGDEVDEVLASLSTSEEVRAVIVTDGAQDESVIPVIRSRVPVDGVRRVVVRQAQDLESMYYTMKQVLDDPETRGTILVPLGILLLIYPLAVISDWMGMPGAAVFGVTSGLLGLYVLGRGLGVERLLDRAAEKVRNGLYAGRVTLITYVVAAALLVIGGVSGVEMLESVKDAAPGPLGPLRVLAALIYGAVTWFTAAGITTSLGQITDEYLAGRFRWRYLNAPFYVLAIAVVLHAISAYFLHRVPLTLPRLTYLAVMLTAGTLLGLMSTLAFAIAESRQSRRAEQEQVS; this is encoded by the coding sequence ATGCTGCTGGTCCTGTGCGTGGACCTCGACGACGACCTCGGTCGGAAGACCGACTTCGACACGCCGGTCGTCGGCCGGGAGAACGTCGAGTCCGCGGCGGTGTCGCTGGCCACCGCCGACCCCGAGGACAGCGACGTCAACGTCATGTTCGAGGGCGTCCACCTCGCCGACCGCATCGACGACGAGACCGTCGAGGTCGCGGTCGTGACCGGGGTCGAGGGCGGCGACATCGCCGCCAACCGGGCGGTCGGCGACGAGGTCGACGAGGTGCTCGCGAGCCTCTCGACCAGCGAGGAGGTCCGGGCGGTCATCGTCACCGACGGCGCTCAGGACGAGAGCGTCATCCCGGTCATCCGCTCGCGGGTGCCCGTCGACGGCGTCCGCCGGGTCGTCGTCCGCCAGGCGCAGGACCTAGAATCGATGTACTACACGATGAAGCAGGTGTTGGACGACCCAGAAACCCGCGGAACCATCCTCGTCCCGCTGGGCATCCTCCTGCTCATCTACCCGCTGGCGGTCATCTCCGACTGGATGGGGATGCCCGGCGCGGCCGTCTTCGGAGTCACCTCGGGACTCCTGGGTCTGTACGTCCTCGGCAGGGGCCTGGGCGTCGAACGCCTCCTCGACCGGGCGGCCGAGAAGGTCAGAAACGGCCTGTACGCCGGCCGAGTCACGCTCATCACCTACGTCGTCGCGGCCGCGCTGCTGGTCATCGGCGGCGTCAGCGGCGTCGAGATGCTGGAGTCGGTCAAGGACGCCGCGCCCGGCCCGCTCGGACCGCTCCGGGTGCTCGCCGCCCTCATCTACGGCGCGGTGACGTGGTTCACCGCCGCGGGCATCACCACCAGCCTCGGCCAGATCACCGACGAGTACCTGGCCGGCCGCTTCCGGTGGCGCTACCTCAACGCGCCGTTCTACGTCCTCGCCATCGCGGTCGTCCTCCACGCCATCAGCGCGTACTTCCTCCACCGAGTGCCGCTCACCCTCCCTCGGCTGACCTACCTCGCGGTGATGCTGACCGCCGGGACCCTGCTCGGACTCATGAGCACGCTCGCGTTCGCCATCGCGGAGTCCCGCCAGTCCCGGCGGGCCGAGCAGGAGCAGGTGAGCTAG